The uncultured Cohaesibacter sp. genome segment CCGGATGCATGATCCATCATTCAGCCAGAGCCGCCCCTTCTTAGGTTGTTTCATTGGCACTTTCAGCCCCACACGCCGCCATAGACGTTCAACACGCTTGTCATTGACCTCCCAGCCTGCATCCCGCAGCAAGGCCGCTATCCGGCGATAACCATGACGGCCATATTGGCGGGTCAGTTCGATCATGTCCGCAACAAGCCGTTCTTCATCAGCTCGACCCTGTGGCAACCGGCGCTGGGTCGAACGATATTGGCCCAGCACACGGCATACACGCCGTTCAGAACCCTTCATTTGGCTGCGAACATGATAAATGCAGGCACGGCGACGCGAAGGGCTTAGAAGTTTCCCTTTGCCGCCTCTGCAAGGATCAGCTTATCCAGCGTCAGATCGGAAACCGCTTTCCTCAAGCGCTCGTTCTCTTTCTGAAGGCGTTTGAGTTGGGAAAGTTGGACGCTTCCCATGCTGCCATATTGCTTGCGCCAGCGGTAATAGGTCTGTTCGGTTATGCGAACTTCACCGATCGCGTCGACCCGCGCCATTCCCTGCCCGACAAGGACCTCAACCTGCCGTAACTTCGTAACAATCTCTTCTGGTTTGTGGCGTTTATTGCCCATTTCGAATCCTCCGTTTTCCTAATCATAACGGTAGACCAATTCAGTGGGGGAAGATCACCACTATTTGCAGCAGCGTGGCGCTTTGACTATGTCCCTTCCTTTGAGTTGGCACCGAGAAGCAATCTCGAAGACTTGCTGATGCGCGCCGATGCTTTGACGGAAGCCGAGCCTACAAAAGGCAACGTTGACTGGTTGCCTACATGATGATCGAAGTGGCAAAGGCCGATTACAAGACAAGAAGAGCGAAAAGCGTTTGAACGGTGTTCGATTGAGTGCCCAAAAGGCGCAAAGGAATCCTGGTCGTCGATACGGGCAAACACTTCATGAGCCTGACGCCGCGTGACTGCTTACTCAATAAATGGACTGAGACGACAAGCCGGTTCGTCTGAGGTGGTCAGTCTGCTCGATGATCAGGCGTAGCCTGCGACATGATAACAAAACACCGATTCAAGATTGCAATAGGTCTGATTATATGCAAGATCTTGAACTCTATCTATGGTGGAGGAATTTCACGGAGCTTACCGACTATTCATCAAGTGCGCCTGCTCACCAAAATGCTTTTGATCTCTTCAAGGGAGGTTGGCGAACCAAAGTCCCGGGTGATTTGGCCGATACTGGCGGCGTCAAAAACGTCTTTGAAACCGATGAACGAGTAGCGCTGACTAAAAAGGTGCTCGGGTCTTATGAAGGCAAGCACATTCTTGAGATTGGCCCGTTTGAGGGGTACCAAACCGCGCAGCTCGAAAAAGAAGGTGCAGACGTATTTGCGGTCGAAAACTCTACCGCGAATTTTATCAAATGCCTTGTGATGAAAAATGCGCTGGGACTCAAGTCGACCTTCGCGCTTGGCGACTTCAATGAGTTTGAGGCAGAATCCAAGTTCGACATTGTTTGGTTTTCGGGTGTCCTCTATCATATGACTGACCCGCTTTCCTCGCTTGCAAAAATCTCTCGATGGGCGGACACGCTTTTCATCTGGACACAGTATTTCTCAGAAGAATTTGCTGCCGAAAATAGCAAGGCTTATTCCGACTTCTTTAAGCCGGAGAAAGATAAGACCGTTGAGTTTTTGGGCCGAGAAATCAAGCACAATTATCGGGCTTATCTGGCACCTCAGCGGAATGGGACATTTTCAGGCGGGAGCGAAAGCTTCAGTTATTGGCTCTCGCTAGATGACATCAAGTTCGCTCTAGAGGCATATGGGTTCAAGATCAATATGATATTGAATAATCCAAAGCACCCGACTGGTCCCGCCTGCTACTTCGTGGCTAGACGAGACTGATTGACCAGCAAAAGAGACGATATAGGCAACGGCCCGCGCAAGCGGGCCTTTTTTTGTGGAGATCGCAAGGTGGTTTCTGATCAGTGATTGCAATCTCGCTGGACCGCGCATGGCTTCCCGGTCCGGCCGATTGATGGTATCGTCGGGCCTGCCGGGGCACGCAAGTGGACGGACGAGGAGAAGGCGCAGATTGTCTCGGAAAGCCTGCAGCCGGGAGCCGTTTGATTGACGTTGCTGATCGTCATGGGGTTCGACCAAACCATCTTTTGGCGCACACAACCGCGCCTTGGCAAGTTGGCGTTGCCGGAGCCTGCAAACTCAATGGCGTTGACCCGCATGCATGGTTGGCCCGAACACCCCAAAAAACATTGTCATTGGACACAAGCAACGCGATATCGATGAGTTCCTGCTCTGAACCTCTCACCGCAACGTGTGAGCGGAACATGGATACAGGGAGCTTGCCCCGGTTATTCGGGCATTTCGTGCTGACTTCGCTGCCATATGACATGCCCCCATGATCAGCCCCACTTGAGGGCTCCGGTTTGAGTGCTGGTGCATTGCACAAATGATTGAAAATGGTCATCTAGGCCATGATTGGCAATCGCGATCCTGAGCGGCCACTCACGGCTTAGTATTGTCTCAAGGCATCTTCCCCATTGCTGCCAATTGTTGCAAATGCAGCATTTCGGCATATGGCATATGGCATACAGCAAGCTGCCACCAACTATAGCGAATGCTACTCCGGCATTCGTACTGGTTCATGGTGCACAGAATTGCTCGCTCAGGTAGTAGAGCTTTGTTAATCATTCGATGGAATAGTTTTATTACTTATTGTTAAGTGTAAATATACATGAGGGCACGATGCGCTATTCAGTATCCGCCAAGGTGATCACCATCGTAATGATCTTGAGCCTCGTTATCGTTGCTCAGTCCGTTTTCAGTGTGATGCAATTGGGGAAAATCGGTCAGGAAATCGAGACAATCGCCGAATCCGACATACCGTTGACCGAGGTTTTGAGCAGAATCACGACACATCAACTGGAACAGTCTGTGATGTTCGAACGGATCCTGCGTCTTAACGGCCTGGTTGAAGGGGATGTCCCGGCCCAGAAGACTGCGGCGGAGAAGAACTTCAAGGAATATGCCGCCCTTGTCGAGCGGGAAATCCAGCAAGGTGAACAGATCGCCGAGCAGGCACTTTCCCATGCAGCTGACGAGAAGACGCGGGCCCAAGTCCAGCATGTCTTCGAGGCGCTGAAGCATATCGAGGCCGAGCATCGCACCTATGACGAGCATGCAGCACAAATCATTACCCATGCGAACGATAACGAAGCCGGAAAGGCGCTCGCGCTCCTGCAGACGATTGAGCAGGAAGAAAAGGCGCTCAATCGGGAACTGGTGGAACTTCTGCGCCAGATCGAGGGCTTCACGCTGACGGCTACCCAGACAGCGGAAGAACACGAGAAGACGACAGAACATGTCCTCATCATTGTTGCTATTGCATCAACGCTGCTGGGTATCGCGGTTGCCAGCTATCTCACCCGAAAGACGGTCACAATGCCCTTGCGGCGCGTTGTCGTCGCGCTTGATCAGCTGTCGGACAACGATCTAACTGCGACAGTGACGGTCAAGGGAAATGACGAGATCAGCGATCTGGCACAAGCCTTCGACCGGTTCAAGGCAAAGCTCATTCACATGCGCCAGCTCGAAGATGAGCGCGAAGAAAGCGAACGCAAGAATATGGCACAACGCCGGGAAATCCTTTCAATCATGGCGACCGAGGTCAAAACCAAGACCGAGGAAGGCATCGACGTGATCGCCAACAGTGCGGGCGAGGTGAAAAGCCAGTCGATGGAAATGCGGACCTCGCTTGAACAGGCCAACAACAGCGTCGCGCAAATCCTCGTTCAGGCGCAGGAAACCCATACCCGGTCGCAAGAAGCGGTGGCGCTGTCAGAAGAGCTTCTGTCTGCAATCAGTGAAGTGGCCGAGAAAACGGACATCTCCAACAAGCTGACCATTGATGCCGTTTCGCTGTCGTCTTCCTCGCAGGGGACGATCGCCGAGTTGGCAACCGCCGCCGACAGCATCGGTCAGTTTGTGTCCGTCATCAGCGACATTGCGGAGAAGACCAATCTCCTTGCCCTGAACGCCACAATCGAAGCGGCACGAGCCGGAGAGGCTGGGCGAGGTTTTGCGGTTGTCGCGGCGGAGGTCAAGGATCTTGCTGAGCAGACGAATAGGTCAACCAAGCAGATCTCGGAGCAGGTGGTGACCATTCAGCAGAAAACCAACGCTGCAGTTTCCTCCATGGATCAACTCATCCAGAGCACGCGCGGGCTTAGCGAAATGGCAGCCACCGTCGCCTCTGCCACAGAAGAACAACGCGCAACGACCGAGAATTTCGGCCGGATTGTGAGCGAGTCCGGCCGCGCAGTGGGGATGATGTCGACTGGCATGTCGGAAGTAGCACAGATTGCCCATAGAACGCTCGCCTTCTCGGGCGCAATGAGCGAGAAGACCAACAGCATGTCAATGACGGCCCAGACGCTGCGCAAGGAAATTCCGGCCATCATTCAATCCTCGCTCGATGCAACCGAACGGCGCTCGGAAGCCAGAACAGAAGTTGAAACACAGGTGAAGGGGCGCGACGAGACAGGCGACTTTGTCACCACACTTTCCAATATCTCCAGGAAGGGCGCCTGCATGTCGGACATCGGTCGCGCTGTCCCCGACCAAGTCCAGCTGGACATGCCGGATCGAGGCTGGACCACCTTCAGAAAAATCTGGGCTCGAGACCACAAGATTGGACTCGAGCGGGTCTAGGCTCCGTTTGCTATGCTCCACAGGCTTTGCAGATCCGAAGCCTGTGGGGCAAAGCATGGAGACAAACGATGGTTCCGACCTTTAGCCGCGCAATATTCCACCTCCTGACCAAGAAGAGCAATCTACATTGCGGCCCGAAACGGGCATTCATCGCAGTGCTAGCGTTGCCGGACTGCTTCCCCATTCCTGACATTCGATTGAAGCGCATCATTTTTAGCAATCTGATGAAGGGTCTGCGAACAAAGCTCCAACGTGCTGCGGCTCAGCCAATGTCAGCTAAATTCCCGTTTCCAAATCTTCCGCCGAGCCTCGTCTCGGCGTTCGTATTCCTCAATCGCACCGTCCAAATCATCCGGTGAAAGCGAGGCGGCACCTTGCGCGCGCCGGGTGATCTGCATCGTATACCAAGCAGTCACGCCCCCTTCAGGAGGGTTCTTGAAGCGCGGAAACTGCGGCTCGGCTCGCTGACCAGTCAGCCAGTATGACGGCAATTCAGTGTCCACCACTAAGGCACGAGCCAAGCCAACGAGGTCGGCCTTGCCTTCTGCAATAGCGCCTTCAGCTTGAGTTAACGTTTTGAAGCCGCCAGTCACCATTAAAGGTACACTGGTCTTTTCGCGCGCGCGCCCTGCAAAATCTAAGAAATAGGGTCCAGAGCCTGCGCGATCAGAAGAGGATGCCGCTCCTGGAAAATACGTGCCGCCGCTGATGTCGATCAGGTCGATGGCAAGTTTGTCCATCGCGGCGATGACCTTAAGGGCCTCATCCTCGGCGAAACCGCCCTCAAGCTGATCAGTGGCGTTCAATTTGATACCCACAGGAAATTCCGGCCCGACCCCGTCGCGCACAGCGTCGATAACATCCAGCAACAAACGCATCCGGTTTCGTAATGAACCGCCATAGGAATCGTCACGTCGATTGAACAACGGCGATAGAAACTGGTTTAGTAGGAACCCGTGCGCCGCGTGGAGCTCCACGCCGCCGAACCCAAGCTCTTTGGCGAGCTTGGCCGTGCGTGCAAACTCAGTTGGCAATGCCTCAATCTCATCCAAAGACAACGCGCAGCAGGTCAAGCCGGGCAAGTCAAGCGCGCTCGGCCCTTTGGGTGCGCTGATTTGAGCGTCCGCCATCGCGCCTGCATGACCCAGCTGCAACCAAAGCTGAGCGCCATCGGTTGCGCCTGCCTTCGCCAGGCGCTCGAACTGATCACGGTCCGAACCGCTGTTAACGATCAGATTGCCGGGTTTCTCGGGATAGCAGGGAGTGCCTTGAACCTCACCAATGATCGACAACCCAAGACCGCCTCTGGCCCAGTGTCCATAGAGATTGATTTGGTCCTCGGTCGGATTGCCAGCTCCGTCGCCCAAAGAGTCAGACATTGCGGATTTGGCGATGCGGTTCTTGAGCGTCACGCCACAGGGTAAGATCAGTGGTTGGGCGAGAGCGGAAATATAAGTTTGGGTCATTGGGCGTTTCCTGTTCTTAGCCCAGACTAAATCAAAGCGGCCGCTCGTGCAAAGCGCAGCACTCGCCCAAATGGGCTCGAAGAGGACTAGTGCAGCGCACCAGTAATAGGAAACAGTCATCCACGCGCGTGATTTGCATTCGCGGCCCATTGTTGCCGATCGTCAGCTGACTCTGCCTCAAAACGACTTCTGCATTCCTGCCGTTCCAACAATGCGCAGCATTTCAATCGACCAGATGACGGGTGAGCGGACAAAGCCAACTTCTATGCAGCACCGGATGTCTGGTATGGTGAGATTGACAAACCGCCGCTATCGGTTCACCAAAAAACACGTCCTCGCCATCGTGAGAAGATCGGAGCCGTAATATTGACCTTATTTTCATGCCCTTATGATGGGCCCATCCTGAAGGCTTATAGCGGACATTTCTCTAATGTTCACATTGTCCTACATCCCTTCTTAAGACCAAACAGCATTCCGGCCGAACAGTTCAGGCCCGAAACCTATCCAACAAAATTTCAAATCGTGAATGATTGCGAACCGGTGACTTGGGCGGAAGTGATTGAGCAATCGGATTTCGATAATATCGGCCAAGTCGACGTGGCACTGAGGTGTTCAATCTCAGGAATCGTAAAAAGCAAACACCGCGAAGATCTCGTTGAGCTGCTCCAAGAAACGACCGAGAGGTTGGGTATCGTCGAGCCAGACAAAGGCGACATTGCCCCCCACGTTGAACTTGAAATTTGGAATGGGCTGAAAAAAGCGGGGTTTCGAAAGGCTCAGGTCGCTGATGAATTCGGTGAAGCAATAGAAGAGCACGCCTTGGATGGGATTTTCGAGAGAGACTGCATTCCTCCCCACGGTATCATTTTCAGTGAGGATCTAGATTTTCACATCGCATCTCACTGGGACAGCCATTGCACATTCATGGCCCTCAAAATTCAAATGGATGTCTCAAAACTCGAAAAATTCAAGTGCAACGAACGCACCGAGGTCTACTGGGGCTTATATCCAGAAGGAAACCCTTAGCTCAAAATTCCCCCTTATCCGCAATTGACATCTTAAACATACCAGGAGCAGACATCCGTGCGAAGTGCAGCATCGATCACTTTGGGCTCGAAGCGGTCTGGTGCAGCTTACGACCAATGGAAAACGATCATCCTGGCGGGTGAATAGCAGTCGCGGCCAATCCCGACATTCAGCGGTCGCCATGGAATTTGAAGTGACTTCCCCGTTGCTGCCATTCGAATAAAGTGCAGCATTATCAGCGACCAGATGACTGGTGGGCTAACGAAGGATACATTCGCTTCAACGCAACTATTTTGAGAGCTTCGACGGTCGGGCTGCGACGACGACTCCAAGCCTCACTGGTTGGAAATTGGGAAGGAGCAAGATGGAGCGCCTTTCATGAAAAAGCCGGCTTCAAGCGCCGGCTTTCTTGTTTCGCGATATCTGCAGGTCCGATGTTAGGCGGCAGCTACATTCTTGAGGAATGTCTCGATTTGTTTGCGCAGTTCACTGGCGCTTTGTGACGCATGATCAGCGCTTTCAAGCACCCCGTCCGCTGTCTGGGCCGTCTGCGTCGCTCCATTGGCAACGCCATGCATGTTTTCAGTCGCTATGCGCGTTCCCTGAGCGGCTTCCTGAACGTTCGAGGAAATCTCTCTGGTCGCCGCACCTTGTTCATCGACTGCACTTGCGATTGCGGTCGTGTAGCCGTGGACCTCTTCCATGATGTTGGTGATGTCCTCGATCACAGAAACGGTTTCGCGTGTCGAATTCTGGATTGCCGAAATCTGCGAAGAAATTTCTTCTGTGGCCTTGGACGTTTGTGTCGCCAATTCTTTCACCTCGGCAGCAACAACGGCAAAGCCCTTGCCCGCTTCGCCTGCACGGGCGGCTTCAATGGTTGCGTTCAGAGCCAGAAGGTTGGTCTGCTCGGCAATGGCCTGGATAAGGACGACGACTTCACCAATCTTTTGCGCTGCTTCATCCAGGCTGGTGACCTTCTCGTTGGACAGACGCGCGCTGTCGCTGGCCTTTCCAACAATGGCACTGCTTTGACTGACCTGACGATTGATCTCGCCAATGGAAGCGCTCAGCTCTTCTGCCGCGGATGCAACGGTCTGGACGTTTGCGGTCGCTTGTTCGGACGCAGCTGAGGCAGATGTTGATTGCTCTTCTGTACTTCCGGCAATGTTCTTGAGGCTGTGGGCTGCATCATTCAGTTGAGACGTGTTCTTGTCGACGATCTGAAGCGCGTGTTTCACATCACTTTGGAAGCTGGCAATCAGCTCTTGTGTGCGCCGCTGACGCTCCCGTTCGCGTATCTGATCCTGCTCAGATTGTTGTTCCAGTTGTTGACGAGCCAAGGCGTTATCGCGAAAGACAGCCACTGCACGGCTCATGTCGCCAATCTCGTCAGTTCGACCAGTGCCTTCAACGTCGCCGGCCAAATCATTGTCGGCAATCTTGTACATTCGAACGCTGAGGCGCTTGATCGGCAGAGCGATGGATTTTGCAAGCAGAAAGCTTAACACGATCGCAGCAAGCAACAGCGTGAGCGTCAGGCTCGTGCTTGTCAGAAGTTGTTTGCGGTAAAGAGCATTCACATCGTCAAGAAGTACACCGGAACCGAATACCCAGCCCCATTCCGGTTCATGCCCGATGTAGCTCGTCTTGGGAAAATGCCCGCCCTCAGGCGCTTCGAAATAATACTCCACGAACCCGCCGCCCTGCGATTGGGCTGTATCGATAAACTCTTTGACGTGATGTTTGCCCTTGGCGTCTGTGGCGTTTATGCGATTGGTGCCTTCGGTTTTCGGCTTGGTGGGGTGAACAATTCGGGTTCCGTCCGATGCGTAGACGAAGACATAATTGCTGTCATTATACCTGAGTGCCCGAATGGCCGTTTTGGCCGCTTCTTGCCCCTGTTCCAGTGTCAATTCACCACGCTTCACCCGTTCGGCGAAAGAACTTGTCACAGTAATTGCTGCGTTGACCACAGACCGGGCTTCTTGATTTTTGAATTCGACCAGATTAGAGCGCAAATTCACCATCTGATAGGCAAGTGTTGCCAAAAAACAGATGCCAAAAAAGGCAACCAGGCTGTAAAGTTTGCCTGACATGGATTGCGGGATCAGTTTCATAATAAGAAATCTTTCGCATGAGGACGCTTAACCATATCATCGGGAATTATTGTTAAAATAAACTGAATTCTTGAGTTTTAAATCGTCACCTAAACTCGAAATATTACTTTTAAATCCGATATAATTAACGCTGGGCATTGTTGTTCAAAACTTAAATTCAACCAATGTGCCAGTCTATCAGGCAGCCCGCGCGGGAGCAGTTCCAGTTATGGCCGGAAAAACAAAAGGCTTGGTCAATGCTGTCTCTTGAAGCTGGCGCAGATGGGGTTCTTGATAAGAAATGCCGTCTTAAATTCGCTTGGACACTTTCTAAGTACCTGAAGAGAATTGAAAAACACCGTTCGCTATGAAGAGTTTTTTGCCTTCATGCTGGTATTTTCCCAATGCGCATTGTCAGCGTCCCAGCAATCGCTCACCTAAATTGCAGCGGCCGACACAGAGCTCCGCTCAGGCGTAGGCAACAAGGTGGAGTTTTCGGCTATTGATTGCCTGTTATAAGGCCACGATCTCCACGCGCTTGTGTCCCGCACAAGCGAAAGGGCCCAAATCTCAATGTCGAGTTTGGGCACTGAAGCGGTCGAGCGTGATGCATCATCATGCGAAAACGCTCATCCAGGTCGCTGATTGGCAATCGCGGCCCATTTGTATGTACCGGCTGCTGTTCGCAAGAGATTTCTTTGCATGTCGCTGGAAGTCGCTCATATGTATCCGGCCTTTTGATCGACACGCGGGTCGTGGCCATGTTGGGGTTACGCTCGCACCGTGATCTCATTAGCAGACAGGTCCAAATTGACCGAATGGGCCGTCAGATTCTGGGGGCGTAATGTTTCCGTTCCATGCATTCAGTCTATCGCGAACTCCTTTGAGGTCGAGAATGGTTTCAGATGCCAATCACGACCGCATTTCTTGGCGTGTCAAACGCCGTTTTGTGTTTGAGGATACTCCAGGCCATCCGGGCCAGTTTATTGGCCAAAGCCACAGCCAACTTGTTGCGATGCATCCGTTTTGATGCTCGTGTTAGCCATTCACCAAAGCTGAAGTCTGGCCATCGATTGGTCCTCATCAGGATGACTTTTGCTGCCTGAACGAAAAGCATGCGCAAATATCGGCTGCCTCGCTTGGATATTCGACCAAGGATCGTTCGACCTCCAGTGCTATATTGTCGAGGGACAAGGCCAACCCAGGCAGCAAAGTCACGACCGCGATCAAAGGTCTCACCCGTCCCGATCGCCGCAACCATTGCCGTCGAGATCATCGGGCCGATACCGGGGATCGTCATAACATTGATGCAGTTTTCTTCCCTTTGGCTGATCTCTTCTATCTCTTTGGAAACGGCTTCAATCCTGTCATCAAGCCAAAGCCAGTCTCCATAGAGGCCAAACAGGATTTTGCGCATTCGGGGAGATATCTCATCCTTGCGCTGCTCGAGAATGGTTTCGAAGGAATTCTTCAAAGCCCGCAGCCCCTTGCGAACCGTGATGCCTTGTTCAATCAGGAAAGCGCGGATCTGGTTTATCGTTGCAGTCCGGCGGGACACCAAGCGAGACCTGACTCGATGGAGTGCTTGCAAGTCGAGCTGATCCTGGCTTTTCTCGGGAACCGTCGGCAAGTTCGGCCGCAAGGCTGCTTCCGCAATGGCCTCAGCATCATTGTAGTCATTCTTCTGCCCCTTGATGAAGGGCTTTACATAAATGGCTGGGATGATACGAGGTTTGAACCCGAGTTTGCGCAAGGATCGACTGACAAAGTGAGCGCTCAGGCACGCTTCCATGCCAACAACGCATCTTGGAAGAGTCTCAAAGGTCTGCAGCAAGGCAAGTCGTTTGATCTTCTTGCGCAGAACAAGATGGCCATCAGAATCAAAGCCAACCAGATGGAAGGTGTCCTTGCCAATATCAATGCCAATCGACATCAACGTATCAATTGCTTTCTTCGTCATGCCACTTCTCCTAATCTGCAGGTCAAACAGTCAAACTATAACCTGCTGAGTTGGGGGAAGCAGCCGGTACATCCCATTAGCTGCCGTTCGGCGGTCGTCATAAACCTTGAAGCGGCTTCCCCATTGCTGCCATTCGTTCAGTTTGCAGCATTTTGATACAGGGAACTTCAGCAGCGCGGACGAAGGGGGCATTCGACACTGCGCCCTGAGATCAACTATCCCGAATCTACCGGAATTGCCGCCCCTCAATCCCCGCGCCCCGCAGATCGAAGTCTTAGGAAAAAGTGCTGGTTAGGTGCAGCCGAACCACGTCTCATAGCTTCCGTCCTAAGCAACGGCAGTGGACTTGTCTTGCCTAACGGTGACGCTGCGAGCCCCCAAGACATGTGCAGCGTCACAGTCGCGTCACTTCATGCCGATGAACTCGTCATCGCGCTAAGTCTTGGAGCTGGTCGAATGCACCCGCTCAATTGTGTTGACAATAATTCTGCGAATGTCCTCGAAATTCAATCGGAAGAACTCACGCTGGTTGTTGGTGCGGTAAGGCGACAATTGAGCATGAACCTCCGTTTCTAACGCCTCTGGATTTTTGTGCACCCAACTTTCGACTACAACAAATGCAAGAGGTACACCGGTTGCGGACGACAATTGCTGAGCTCGTTCTGTGGCGGTCCCTGCTGTCCACCCAACTTTGTAAATCTCTTCCTGCATCAATGTACAACGCAGGACGTAGAGCACTCCTTGCGCCTCACTCGAAACTTCTGAGAGAGCGTCTTGTGCTGCTGATTTTGCGTATAACTCCTCGATCCGTGTTTTTGCTAAGGCGAGGCAGTCTTTAACATAGACGACATGATCCCTTGGGCTATCTGCCCTCCACGGACTTGATCTGTTTACCCAAGTCTTTCCAGGCACAGGGTTACCATCCCGGTCTCTTCCGGTCTGCCCGAATTTGAGCCGCCTCCAGTGACCTCCTGTCTCTGTCGAATACATGGGCATGCTCACTCTTCGAATGGCGGAAGGCGTCTCGACATCTTCGATTGCGACAGCTTCAACGGCCACGTACTTCGCCTTTATTCCTCTACCTCCTTTTCCTGTAAGCCCTTGTTTCTTGCCTTGGCCTTGGGCCAGGTTTATGGACACCGTAACGCGGGTCTCAAAGTACTGGGGCAACTGAAAAAAACCTTCAGCCATATTCCAAAGGACGTCTGCCTCTCCAATTCGATTCATCGAATTATCAATGATCTGTTGTTTGTCTTGTGGCGCTATAGCAAACAGAACTTCAGGATCGTCAGAGAACACAGTAAACGAGTTCTCTGTTTCAATGAAGATGCTTTTTCCAACGTGCTTTTCAGTGGAGATGTCAAACTCCCCGGCAACCAGTGTTCGTATCGCCGTATCGGTACCCTCAAGTTTCATTGGCGCTCCAGTCGTTGAGCCCGAACGCTCAATGCAGTCTTTTAGGAAGGCCCGTTTCCAAGGTGGAATATCAGAAAGATCAATTTCATACACATCTTTAGTTCTCAACTCCCACTCGTCCGAGGTGAGCATTTCACCTGCAACAAGGAACCAGTGGATCGAATTGCCGCGTCGAACCATGCTGAATCCCGAGAATATGTACTCACGCCCTGAAGCATCGAAAAACGTTAAGTCTTCGATTACCCCATTACTTGTAAAATGGAATGTTCGAGCTTCTGGAAGCCCTTGAAGATTTCGAACTTCAAATCCATCACTATCACTTGAGGTCAAGAAGTCAAAGAAATCGGCAGCGCTAAAGAGATGGTTCGTCTCTGGGACAAGATTGATGTAAGGCGCTACGGTGCCCTTCATGAGTTTTATGTCGTAAAAGGGCTCGAAGTAGTTGAAACTTATTGGTTGGTTTTGGGTCCCAGAGGAAGCGTAGCGATTTGTATACTCCACCGCCATATGGCGTACAGTTTGGTCAACGGGAAATCCAACACCGGAATCAGATAGACTCCGCAGCACCCTGTTATACTGTTGACCAATCTTTTTCCCTTCCGAATTCAGCTTGCGCCGTTCATTTCTGGTCAGTTTTTTTTCCCACGCAGGCCTACCATTCTCATCGAGTAGAAGTCGATGATCAAGCTGGGCTATCTTTGGGATTTTTTTTAACTCGCTGAAACGATCTTTGTGATCTGTCATCGTAAATCCAAACTTAAACTATTGGGAGAAGTCTCCAGCCTCACAGAAAACTCTGTTTAAGAACTGCCTTGTCGCCTTCTCGTGCGTTTCCGCGTCAGCATGGGCAATGCTTCACATTTCGCTACCACATAGACTC includes the following:
- a CDS encoding methyltransferase domain-containing protein; its protein translation is MQDLELYLWWRNFTELTDYSSSAPAHQNAFDLFKGGWRTKVPGDLADTGGVKNVFETDERVALTKKVLGSYEGKHILEIGPFEGYQTAQLEKEGADVFAVENSTANFIKCLVMKNALGLKSTFALGDFNEFEAESKFDIVWFSGVLYHMTDPLSSLAKISRWADTLFIWTQYFSEEFAAENSKAYSDFFKPEKDKTVEFLGREIKHNYRAYLAPQRNGTFSGGSESFSYWLSLDDIKFALEAYGFKINMILNNPKHPTGPACYFVARRD
- a CDS encoding methyl-accepting chemotaxis protein, whose product is MRYSVSAKVITIVMILSLVIVAQSVFSVMQLGKIGQEIETIAESDIPLTEVLSRITTHQLEQSVMFERILRLNGLVEGDVPAQKTAAEKNFKEYAALVEREIQQGEQIAEQALSHAADEKTRAQVQHVFEALKHIEAEHRTYDEHAAQIITHANDNEAGKALALLQTIEQEEKALNRELVELLRQIEGFTLTATQTAEEHEKTTEHVLIIVAIASTLLGIAVASYLTRKTVTMPLRRVVVALDQLSDNDLTATVTVKGNDEISDLAQAFDRFKAKLIHMRQLEDEREESERKNMAQRREILSIMATEVKTKTEEGIDVIANSAGEVKSQSMEMRTSLEQANNSVAQILVQAQETHTRSQEAVALSEELLSAISEVAEKTDISNKLTIDAVSLSSSSQGTIAELATAADSIGQFVSVISDIAEKTNLLALNATIEAARAGEAGRGFAVVAAEVKDLAEQTNRSTKQISEQVVTIQQKTNAAVSSMDQLIQSTRGLSEMAATVASATEEQRATTENFGRIVSESGRAVGMMSTGMSEVAQIAHRTLAFSGAMSEKTNSMSMTAQTLRKEIPAIIQSSLDATERRSEARTEVETQVKGRDETGDFVTTLSNISRKGACMSDIGRAVPDQVQLDMPDRGWTTFRKIWARDHKIGLERV
- a CDS encoding NADH:flavin oxidoreductase/NADH oxidase family protein, translating into MTQTYISALAQPLILPCGVTLKNRIAKSAMSDSLGDGAGNPTEDQINLYGHWARGGLGLSIIGEVQGTPCYPEKPGNLIVNSGSDRDQFERLAKAGATDGAQLWLQLGHAGAMADAQISAPKGPSALDLPGLTCCALSLDEIEALPTEFARTAKLAKELGFGGVELHAAHGFLLNQFLSPLFNRRDDSYGGSLRNRMRLLLDVIDAVRDGVGPEFPVGIKLNATDQLEGGFAEDEALKVIAAMDKLAIDLIDISGGTYFPGAASSSDRAGSGPYFLDFAGRAREKTSVPLMVTGGFKTLTQAEGAIAEGKADLVGLARALVVDTELPSYWLTGQRAEPQFPRFKNPPEGGVTAWYTMQITRRAQGAASLSPDDLDGAIEEYERRDEARRKIWKREFS
- a CDS encoding DUF2711 family protein, which produces MTLFSCPYDGPILKAYSGHFSNVHIVLHPFLRPNSIPAEQFRPETYPTKFQIVNDCEPVTWAEVIEQSDFDNIGQVDVALRCSISGIVKSKHREDLVELLQETTERLGIVEPDKGDIAPHVELEIWNGLKKAGFRKAQVADEFGEAIEEHALDGIFERDCIPPHGIIFSEDLDFHIASHWDSHCTFMALKIQMDVSKLEKFKCNERTEVYWGLYPEGNP
- a CDS encoding cache domain-containing protein — protein: MKLIPQSMSGKLYSLVAFFGICFLATLAYQMVNLRSNLVEFKNQEARSVVNAAITVTSSFAERVKRGELTLEQGQEAAKTAIRALRYNDSNYVFVYASDGTRIVHPTKPKTEGTNRINATDAKGKHHVKEFIDTAQSQGGGFVEYYFEAPEGGHFPKTSYIGHEPEWGWVFGSGVLLDDVNALYRKQLLTSTSLTLTLLLAAIVLSFLLAKSIALPIKRLSVRMYKIADNDLAGDVEGTGRTDEIGDMSRAVAVFRDNALARQQLEQQSEQDQIRERERQRRTQELIASFQSDVKHALQIVDKNTSQLNDAAHSLKNIAGSTEEQSTSASAASEQATANVQTVASAAEELSASIGEINRQVSQSSAIVGKASDSARLSNEKVTSLDEAAQKIGEVVVLIQAIAEQTNLLALNATIEAARAGEAGKGFAVVAAEVKELATQTSKATEEISSQISAIQNSTRETVSVIEDITNIMEEVHGYTTAIASAVDEQGAATREISSNVQEAAQGTRIATENMHGVANGATQTAQTADGVLESADHASQSASELRKQIETFLKNVAAA